Proteins found in one Nitratireductor kimnyeongensis genomic segment:
- a CDS encoding ABC transporter permease, which translates to MARRLAILFFSLLAACVVLFILLRLLPGDPANALISVGADEAQIAAARRQVGSDLPLAQQFVQFITSLARFDLGTSFVSRTPVLPEIMDRLAVTLPLTVLSFLLALVIAVPLGILSAVKADRWYGAAISVISQLGIAIPVFWVGILLVTLFAVNLRLFPSGGFPPRGWETPVEALRTLFLPILTIAIVMSASLLRYVRSATQDVLGSDYLRTARALGAGFSEALVRHGIRNGAVPVMSILGIELATALLGAVVVERVFNLPGLGSMLLLAIEQRDFPNIQGVLFISTLLVLLIGFLADLGQRLVDPRLRESRGARS; encoded by the coding sequence ATCGCCCGGCGGCTCGCCATTCTTTTCTTCTCGCTTCTGGCGGCCTGTGTGGTTCTGTTCATACTGCTCAGGCTTTTGCCGGGAGATCCCGCCAATGCGCTGATCTCGGTCGGCGCCGACGAGGCGCAGATCGCGGCCGCGCGGCGGCAGGTCGGTTCCGATCTGCCGCTTGCCCAGCAATTCGTCCAGTTCATCACCAGTCTGGCGCGTTTCGATCTCGGCACGTCCTTTGTCAGCCGCACGCCGGTTTTGCCGGAAATCATGGACCGACTGGCGGTCACGCTGCCGCTCACCGTTCTCTCGTTCCTGCTGGCGCTGGTAATCGCCGTGCCGCTCGGCATTCTCTCGGCGGTGAAGGCCGATCGCTGGTATGGCGCGGCGATTTCGGTGATCTCGCAGCTCGGCATCGCCATCCCCGTTTTCTGGGTGGGGATTCTTCTGGTCACGCTGTTTGCCGTCAATCTGCGGTTATTCCCCTCTGGCGGCTTTCCGCCGCGCGGCTGGGAAACGCCGGTCGAGGCGCTGCGCACCCTGTTTCTGCCGATCCTCACCATTGCCATCGTGATGTCCGCCTCGCTTCTGCGCTATGTGCGCTCGGCCACGCAGGATGTGCTGGGCAGCGACTATCTGCGCACGGCGCGCGCGCTTGGCGCGGGCTTTTCCGAAGCGCTGGTGCGCCACGGCATCCGCAACGGCGCGGTGCCGGTGATGTCGATCCTCGGCATCGAGCTTGCCACGGCGCTGCTTGGTGCGGTGGTGGTCGAGCGGGTGTTCAACCTGCCGGGCCTCGGCTCCATGCTGCTCCTTGCCATTGAGCAACGAGATTTCCCCAACATTCAGGGCGTGCTTTTCATCTCCACGCTGCTGGTTCTTCTGATCGGTTTCCTTGCCGATCTCGGCCAGCGGCTGGTCGATCCGAGACTGCGTGAGAGCCGGGGAGCGCGGTCATGA
- a CDS encoding ABC transporter permease, translated as MSGQVETATMPNRRGSLTLTVGLVLVGLHVAVALLTLVWTPYDPTGMAGGRLEAPSLAHWAGTDRLGRDLFTQIMIGSRIALIVGFGAVAIAAVIGVTLGVLSAFATRYLDDILAAAFDILIAFPTLLLAMLVVAATESASLFSATLALGIAISAIVARLTRILAKRVLSMDYITAARTAGASWPSIVLRHLLPNIWPMLAVNFALQFGLAVIAESSLSYLGLGAPPPNASWGRLLQEAQGTVYTAPFGAIAPGIALVTLVIGMNLLADGLRDAGDPTRRGRQ; from the coding sequence ATGAGCGGGCAGGTGGAAACGGCGACAATGCCCAACCGGCGCGGTTCCCTCACGCTTACCGTGGGACTTGTTCTCGTCGGTCTGCATGTCGCGGTCGCACTGTTGACGTTGGTGTGGACGCCCTACGACCCCACGGGCATGGCCGGTGGGCGGCTGGAAGCGCCGTCACTGGCCCATTGGGCCGGCACGGATCGTCTCGGGCGCGATCTCTTCACGCAGATCATGATCGGCTCGCGCATCGCGCTGATCGTCGGTTTCGGCGCGGTGGCCATTGCGGCGGTGATCGGCGTCACGCTCGGCGTTCTGTCGGCCTTCGCCACGCGGTATCTCGATGACATTCTGGCAGCCGCCTTCGACATTCTGATCGCCTTCCCGACGCTGCTTCTGGCCATGCTTGTGGTGGCGGCAACCGAAAGCGCGAGCCTGTTTTCGGCCACGCTTGCGCTGGGCATCGCCATTTCGGCCATTGTCGCGCGGCTGACCCGCATTCTGGCCAAGCGCGTTCTGTCGATGGACTACATCACCGCGGCGCGCACGGCGGGTGCGTCGTGGCCGAGCATCGTCCTTCGCCATCTCCTGCCCAATATCTGGCCGATGCTGGCGGTAAATTTCGCGTTGCAGTTCGGCCTCGCCGTTATTGCGGAGTCCTCGCTGTCCTATCTCGGCCTCGGCGCGCCGCCGCCCAACGCCTCGTGGGGCCGTCTCCTTCAGGAGGCGCAGGGCACCGTCTACACCGCGCCCTTCGGCGCTATCGCGCCGGGCATCGCGCTAGTCACGTTGGTGATCGGCATGAACCTTCTGGCCGATGGTCTGCGCGATGCGGGCGACCCGACCCGGAGGGGCCGGCAATGA
- a CDS encoding ATP-binding cassette domain-containing protein produces MSLLDIRGLTLATGGTTLVSDVSFSIAPGERLGLIGESGSGKSLTALAAIGLLPGGFKIQGSIKLDGQEMVGASESAMIPLRGAAAATVFQEPLTALNPLMKVGKQVAEPVFRRHRRAGEAVDRAAAAREVRSLLERVSLPDIDRIVKSYPYEISGGQRQRVAIAMALACRPKLLVADEPTTALDVTTQVEILDLLSGLVREEGMALLFISHDLPVVARVTENVVVLRRGEVIERGEVHAVFDEPKHKYTRSLVDAANAFDKALGPAR; encoded by the coding sequence ATGAGCCTTCTCGATATTCGCGGCCTGACCCTCGCTACCGGTGGCACGACGCTGGTTTCCGACGTTTCGTTTTCCATCGCGCCCGGCGAACGGCTTGGCCTGATCGGCGAATCCGGCTCTGGCAAGTCGCTCACGGCACTTGCCGCCATCGGCCTTCTGCCGGGCGGGTTCAAGATTCAGGGCTCCATCAAACTTGATGGCCAAGAAATGGTGGGAGCGTCCGAGAGTGCGATGATTCCCCTGCGGGGCGCGGCGGCTGCCACCGTGTTTCAGGAGCCGCTCACTGCGCTCAACCCGTTGATGAAGGTGGGGAAGCAGGTGGCCGAGCCGGTCTTCCGCAGGCATCGCCGCGCGGGCGAGGCTGTTGACCGCGCAGCCGCCGCGCGCGAGGTGCGGTCGCTGCTTGAGCGTGTCTCGCTTCCCGACATCGACCGGATCGTGAAGTCTTATCCTTACGAGATTTCCGGTGGTCAGCGGCAACGCGTGGCCATTGCCATGGCGCTCGCCTGCCGCCCGAAACTGCTGGTCGCGGATGAGCCAACTACAGCGCTCGACGTGACCACACAGGTAGAAATCCTCGATCTTCTGTCCGGTCTGGTGCGCGAAGAAGGCATGGCGCTTCTCTTTATCAGCCACGATCTGCCCGTGGTGGCGCGCGTGACGGAAAACGTCGTCGTGCTGCGCCGTGGCGAGGTCATCGAACGGGGCGAAGTCCATGCCGTGTTCGATGAGCCGAAACACAAATACACGCGCTCGCTTGTCGATGCGGCGAACGCGTTTGACAAGGCGCTGGGGCCTGCACGATGA
- a CDS encoding ABC transporter ATP-binding protein, with translation MSLISLENVSFGYSRKQQVLHDVSLSLQAGVNVGLVGESGSGKSTILKLLLGLARPTRGQIQFGDIELDPGNRAFMRGYRKAVQAVFQDPYSSLDPRQKVQSIIAEPLRALGIPGSHQEAIEKALHDVGLPADAINRYPHEFSGGQRQRIAIARAIVARPQLILADEAVSALDLSTRARIVDLLKALSEEITILLVSHDLAVVAALCEEIVILEKGRVVESGRTADILENPKHPYTQKLLASVPRMPA, from the coding sequence ATGAGCCTTATTTCACTCGAGAACGTCTCCTTCGGCTATTCACGCAAACAGCAGGTGCTGCACGATGTCTCGTTGAGCCTTCAGGCTGGCGTGAATGTCGGCTTGGTGGGTGAATCGGGGTCCGGAAAATCCACGATCCTAAAGCTTCTGCTCGGGCTGGCGCGTCCAACTCGCGGGCAGATTCAATTCGGCGACATCGAGCTCGATCCCGGCAACCGCGCCTTCATGCGCGGGTATCGCAAGGCGGTTCAGGCTGTCTTTCAGGATCCCTATTCATCGCTCGACCCGCGCCAGAAGGTGCAATCGATCATTGCCGAGCCATTGCGGGCGCTCGGCATTCCGGGCTCTCATCAGGAGGCGATTGAGAAAGCGCTCCACGATGTCGGCCTGCCGGCGGATGCCATAAACCGCTATCCGCACGAGTTTTCCGGTGGTCAGCGTCAGCGCATCGCCATTGCGCGCGCCATTGTCGCGCGGCCGCAGCTCATCCTTGCCGATGAGGCGGTGAGCGCGCTTGACCTCTCGACGCGGGCGCGCATTGTCGATCTTCTCAAGGCGCTTTCGGAAGAGATAACGATCCTGCTCGTTTCGCACGACCTGGCCGTTGTCGCGGCGCTGTGCGAAGAGATCGTCATTCTGGAAAAGGGACGGGTCGTCGAAAGCGGCAGGACCGCCGACATTCTGGAAAATCCAAAACACCCCTATACGCAAAAGCTGCTTGCGAGCGTGCCGCGGATGCCGGCTTAA
- a CDS encoding endonuclease/exonuclease/phosphatase family protein, with translation MKLVSYNIQYSKGKDEQFNLDRIVAELQGADLIALQEVETHFPRTGLIHQAQEIGARLPGYHWVYGPGIDIDASIVADDGTVTHRRRQVGNMVLSRWPILSSMNHLLPKMALTNQYHQQRAMIETVIATDNGPLRFCSVHFDHIGPQTRLPQVHHAMDLLLNASHRGSAWGGNIAGDWYEIPPPPVPERTIVMGDFNFTPDSEEYALLIGDRSEKHGRLVQDGGFTDAWVAAGNDEDEGISFIGTGVRIDHCVVSSNMASSVRRAWIDMDAQGSDHQPLWVEIEG, from the coding sequence ATGAAGCTCGTCAGCTACAACATCCAGTACTCCAAGGGGAAGGACGAGCAGTTCAACCTCGACCGCATTGTCGCAGAACTCCAGGGCGCGGATCTGATCGCCCTGCAGGAAGTGGAAACCCATTTTCCCCGCACCGGGCTCATCCATCAGGCGCAGGAGATCGGCGCGCGCCTGCCCGGTTACCACTGGGTTTATGGCCCCGGCATCGACATCGACGCCTCGATCGTCGCTGATGACGGCACGGTCACGCACCGTCGCAGACAGGTCGGCAACATGGTGCTGTCGCGTTGGCCGATCCTTTCCTCCATGAACCATCTCCTGCCCAAGATGGCGCTGACGAACCAGTATCACCAGCAGCGCGCAATGATTGAAACCGTGATCGCGACGGACAACGGTCCGCTGCGCTTCTGCTCGGTCCATTTCGATCATATCGGCCCGCAGACGCGGCTGCCGCAGGTGCATCATGCGATGGACCTGCTCCTCAACGCCTCCCATCGCGGTTCCGCATGGGGCGGAAACATCGCAGGCGACTGGTATGAGATCCCACCGCCACCCGTACCCGAGCGCACCATCGTGATGGGCGATTTCAACTTCACGCCCGACAGCGAGGAATATGCGCTTCTGATCGGCGACCGCTCGGAGAAGCATGGCCGCCTCGTGCAGGATGGCGGGTTTACCGATGCATGGGTGGCCGCCGGCAATGACGAGGATGAAGGCATCAGCTTCATCGGCACAGGCGTGCGGATCGACCATTGCGTGGTAAGCTCGAACATGGCCTCGAGCGTGCGGCGCGCCTGGATCGACATGGATGCGCAGGGCTCGGACCACCAGCCCCTGTGGGTCGAGATCGAAGGCTAA
- the ugpC gene encoding sn-glycerol-3-phosphate ABC transporter ATP-binding protein UgpC: MADINIRKVEKFYGKNQVVHGVDLDIHDGEFIVILGPSGCGKSTLLRMIAGLEEISAGEIAIENTVVNRLEPRERGCAMVFQNYALYPHMTVAQNIGYALKVGGMRKAERMQKVEATAKSLGLDQLLDRKPAQLSGGQRQRVAMGRAIVREPKVFLFDEPLSNLDAKLRVQMRLEIRRLHRALKATSVFVTHDQVEAMSLADRLVVMNAGRIEQVGTPEEVYHAPASVYVGGFIGSPAMNFLPCGVSEDGTFAVIDNTQFRLPIDPTIGKTIAGQSVIVGLRPEDLKIVPEANDPHLLTVAFDFSEEQGSGRLMHGRLAGRDFVLHSAGRSHPEPGTPCSLSIAPESVHLFDPTTEKRIVAETGPADKFAAVSQPDFAGAIQ, encoded by the coding sequence ATGGCCGATATCAACATTCGCAAGGTCGAGAAATTCTACGGCAAGAACCAGGTCGTCCATGGTGTCGACCTCGACATTCACGATGGCGAGTTCATCGTCATTCTCGGCCCTTCGGGCTGCGGCAAGTCCACGCTTCTGCGCATGATCGCCGGGCTTGAAGAAATCAGCGCTGGCGAGATCGCCATCGAGAACACGGTGGTGAACCGGCTTGAGCCACGCGAGCGCGGCTGCGCCATGGTGTTCCAGAACTATGCGCTCTATCCCCACATGACCGTCGCGCAGAACATCGGCTACGCGCTGAAGGTCGGCGGCATGCGCAAAGCCGAACGGATGCAGAAGGTGGAAGCCACGGCCAAGAGCCTCGGCCTCGACCAGCTGCTTGACCGCAAGCCGGCACAGCTCTCGGGCGGTCAGCGCCAGCGCGTTGCCATGGGCCGCGCCATCGTGCGCGAGCCGAAAGTGTTCCTGTTCGACGAGCCGCTTTCCAACCTCGACGCCAAGCTGCGTGTGCAGATGCGCCTTGAAATCCGCCGCCTTCACCGCGCGCTGAAAGCCACCTCCGTCTTCGTGACGCACGATCAGGTGGAAGCCATGTCGCTCGCCGACCGTCTGGTGGTGATGAACGCGGGCCGCATCGAACAGGTCGGCACGCCCGAAGAGGTCTACCACGCGCCTGCAAGCGTCTATGTCGGCGGCTTCATCGGCTCGCCGGCCATGAACTTCCTGCCCTGTGGTGTCTCCGAGGACGGAACCTTCGCGGTGATCGACAACACACAATTTCGGCTGCCCATCGACCCCACTATCGGCAAGACCATCGCCGGCCAGTCGGTCATCGTGGGCCTGCGGCCCGAAGATCTGAAGATCGTGCCCGAGGCCAATGACCCGCACCTTCTCACCGTCGCCTTCGATTTCTCAGAGGAACAGGGCAGCGGCCGCCTCATGCATGGCCGTCTCGCCGGGCGCGATTTCGTGCTGCATTCCGCCGGACGCAGCCATCCGGAACCCGGCACACCCTGCTCGCTCTCGATTGCCCCTGAAAGCGTGCATCTCTTCGACCCAACGACCGAAAAACGCATCGTGGCGGAGACCGGCCCTGCCGACAAATTCGCTGCAGTAAGCCAACCCGATTTTGCCGGAGCCATTCAATGA
- a CDS encoding ABC transporter permease subunit, producing the protein MIERTPLLNIVTHVILVAGALLLIVPIWLAFVAATLTVAEVNSTNVHYLPGGELWNNLTAAWTRAEFGVKFMNSMIVAIAVVIGKVIISAISAFSIVFFNYRLRMVFFWVIFITLMLPLEVRIVPTYSVAANALYPFQTILDVTGISWLIAQVSGVELSLEWNMLNSYTGLILPLVATATGTFLYRQFFLTIPDELVEAAKMDGSGPFRFFIEVLLPLSRTNIAALATIMFVYAWNQYLWPLLIITDRANYSTVVMELRRLIPGPDAIADWNVAMAGTLIVMLPPLLVVVLMQRWFVRGLISTEK; encoded by the coding sequence ATGATCGAACGCACCCCCCTCCTCAACATCGTCACCCATGTGATCCTCGTCGCCGGCGCCCTGCTTCTGATCGTACCGATCTGGCTCGCATTCGTCGCCGCCACGCTGACCGTGGCCGAGGTCAACTCGACCAATGTGCACTACCTCCCCGGTGGGGAATTGTGGAACAATCTCACCGCCGCATGGACCCGCGCCGAATTCGGCGTGAAGTTCATGAATTCGATGATCGTCGCCATCGCCGTCGTGATCGGCAAGGTGATCATCTCGGCCATCAGCGCCTTCTCCATCGTCTTCTTCAACTACCGCCTGCGCATGGTGTTTTTCTGGGTGATCTTCATTACCCTGATGTTGCCGCTGGAAGTGCGCATCGTGCCCACCTACTCGGTGGCCGCCAACGCGCTCTACCCGTTCCAGACCATCCTCGATGTCACCGGCATAAGCTGGCTGATCGCGCAGGTCTCCGGCGTCGAGCTCTCGCTCGAATGGAACATGCTGAATTCCTATACGGGCCTGATCCTGCCGCTGGTGGCGACGGCCACCGGCACGTTTCTCTATCGCCAGTTCTTCCTCACCATTCCCGACGAACTGGTGGAAGCGGCCAAGATGGACGGCTCCGGCCCGTTCCGTTTCTTCATCGAGGTTCTGCTGCCCCTGTCGCGCACCAACATCGCGGCTCTTGCCACCATCATGTTTGTCTATGCGTGGAACCAGTATCTGTGGCCGCTGCTCATCATCACCGACCGGGCCAACTACTCCACCGTGGTGATGGAGCTGCGCCGCCTCATCCCCGGCCCTGACGCCATTGCCGACTGGAACGTCGCCATGGCCGGAACACTCATCGTCATGCTGCCGCCGCTGCTCGTCGTTGTCCTCATGCAACGCTGGTTCGTGCGCGGCCTCATCAGCACCGAAAAATAG
- a CDS encoding ABC transporter permease subunit has protein sequence MQKRAYFKANWLAYLFIAPQLLIIFVFFYWPASQAMYWAFTLEQPFGGGNQWVGLDNFKAVFSDETYWASIWRSIIFAVLSTGLAMSIALVLALFADRQLRGYRFFRVGMIWPYAIAAPAAALAFRFLFNPQSGVFAYLNTLSPGLWNPALSGVDAMTAIIITQAWKQVSYSFIFFLAGLQSIPRSLIEAGSMDGARVMRRMLDLQLPLLAPTIFFLLVINMTDSFTDSFGIVDILTEGGPARATELMVYKIYVDGFQGLDYSGAAAQSLVLMGLVILMTFFQFRFIERRVHYT, from the coding sequence ATGCAAAAGCGCGCTTATTTCAAGGCCAACTGGCTGGCCTATCTCTTCATTGCCCCCCAGTTGCTGATCATATTCGTGTTCTTCTATTGGCCGGCATCGCAGGCCATGTACTGGGCATTCACCCTTGAGCAGCCCTTCGGCGGCGGCAATCAATGGGTCGGGCTCGACAATTTCAAGGCCGTTTTCTCTGACGAAACCTACTGGGCCTCTATCTGGCGCAGCATTATCTTCGCCGTGCTTTCGACCGGGCTTGCTATGTCCATCGCGCTGGTGCTGGCGCTCTTTGCCGACCGACAGTTGCGCGGCTATCGTTTCTTCCGCGTCGGGATGATCTGGCCCTATGCCATCGCGGCACCAGCCGCGGCGCTCGCGTTCCGCTTTCTTTTCAATCCTCAATCAGGCGTCTTTGCCTATCTCAACACGCTGTCGCCCGGTCTGTGGAACCCGGCACTCTCCGGCGTCGATGCCATGACGGCGATCATCATCACCCAGGCGTGGAAACAGGTCTCCTATTCCTTCATTTTCTTTCTGGCCGGTCTCCAGTCCATTCCGCGCTCACTGATCGAGGCCGGCTCCATGGATGGTGCGCGGGTGATGCGCCGCATGCTCGACCTGCAGCTTCCGCTGCTCGCGCCGACCATCTTCTTCCTGCTGGTCATCAACATGACGGATTCCTTCACGGACTCCTTCGGCATTGTCGACATTCTGACCGAAGGCGGTCCGGCCCGCGCCACCGAGCTGATGGTCTACAAGATCTATGTCGATGGCTTTCAGGGGCTCGATTATTCGGGTGCCGCTGCGCAGTCACTGGTTCTCATGGGGCTCGTCATCCTCATGACCTTCTTCCAGTTCCGCTTCATCGAACGCCGCGTGCACTACACGTGA
- a CDS encoding extracellular solute-binding protein encodes MQKTLIAGAFALLALSTSAQAEKVKFEYWYGLTGQLGEQVQATCDRFNASQDTYEISCVSQGDYATALQNTIAAFRAKKHPTIVQGVEVSAPDLMLSGQVYPAYKLMEDHGIDIDWDSYFPGIANYYADSEGRLWSMPFNSSTAMMYWNVDAYKSIGRDEAPKTWEQYEQVLRELKEAGSACPAGYAPSSWVDLEQFSMVHGEPIATKNNGYDGLDAEVVFNTTLHAKHMKDIKRWIDEGLLVIKTRETGLSTRDAFAAGECAHYFGSIASHQAVTEQVGEGFLWDVAMLPVYEGTERKNSVVGGASLWTLSGKTEEQYRGAAEYFKFLAKPESAEFWSTVTGYIPVTDEGFDYLVKKGFYDERPYKGREKAIESLTYTPVTPLTRGIRLGSFVQIRAEWTSQMQAVLSSQKTPQEALDDAVERSNAMLRKFERTYAGKTLP; translated from the coding sequence ATGCAAAAGACACTTATTGCAGGCGCGTTCGCGCTGTTGGCACTGTCCACATCGGCCCAGGCCGAGAAGGTCAAGTTCGAATACTGGTACGGGCTTACCGGCCAGCTCGGTGAGCAGGTCCAGGCCACCTGCGACCGCTTCAACGCCTCGCAGGACACATACGAAATTTCCTGCGTCAGCCAGGGCGACTATGCCACGGCCCTGCAGAACACCATCGCCGCCTTCCGCGCTAAGAAGCACCCTACCATTGTTCAGGGCGTCGAGGTTTCGGCCCCGGACCTGATGCTTTCCGGTCAGGTTTATCCGGCTTACAAGCTTATGGAAGATCACGGCATCGACATCGACTGGGACTCCTATTTCCCGGGCATCGCCAACTACTACGCCGACTCTGAGGGCCGCCTGTGGTCCATGCCGTTCAACTCCTCCACGGCAATGATGTACTGGAACGTCGATGCGTACAAATCCATCGGCCGCGACGAAGCACCCAAGACCTGGGAACAGTATGAGCAGGTCCTGCGCGAGCTGAAGGAAGCCGGCAGCGCCTGCCCTGCCGGTTACGCTCCGTCCTCATGGGTCGACCTGGAGCAATTCTCCATGGTTCATGGCGAGCCGATCGCCACGAAAAACAATGGCTATGACGGTCTCGACGCCGAAGTGGTGTTCAACACCACGCTCCACGCCAAACACATGAAGGACATCAAGCGCTGGATCGATGAAGGCTTGCTGGTCATCAAGACCCGCGAAACCGGCCTCTCCACCCGCGACGCCTTTGCTGCCGGCGAGTGCGCGCATTACTTCGGCTCCATCGCGAGCCACCAGGCCGTCACCGAGCAGGTCGGCGAAGGGTTCCTCTGGGACGTGGCCATGCTGCCGGTCTATGAGGGCACGGAGCGCAAGAACTCGGTCGTGGGCGGCGCATCGCTCTGGACGCTTTCCGGCAAGACCGAAGAACAATATCGCGGCGCTGCCGAGTATTTCAAATTCCTCGCCAAGCCCGAATCCGCCGAGTTCTGGAGCACGGTGACAGGCTATATTCCGGTGACTGACGAAGGCTTCGACTATCTCGTCAAGAAAGGCTTTTACGACGAACGCCCCTACAAGGGTCGCGAGAAAGCCATTGAATCACTCACCTACACGCCGGTCACCCCACTGACCCGCGGCATCCGCCTCGGCAGCTTCGTGCAGATCCGCGCCGAGTGGACCTCGCAGATGCAAGCCGTGCTGAGTAGCCAGAAGACCCCGCAGGAGGCATTGGACGATGCCGTCGAGCGTTCCAACGCGATGCTGCGCAAATTCGAGCGCACCTACGCAGGCAAGACGCTTCCCTGA
- a CDS encoding phosphodiesterase: MLKFIVMSDIHLSPEGFATNGLDTTKRLQAAIDSANINHGDADFCIFAGDLADRGEIPAYETLDRMIDQLRMPVVLTLGNHDHRDRFKDVFGTLHDDENGHIQKAIDAKGYRVIVIDSSEPEIVSGVLCDQRLSWLAARLEEAKDRPVIIVMHHHANDLYMPVDRIKLQESERFLDVLKTHPDIRQVIAGHVHRQTTGLWHGIPLTTISGNHYDVNAHLPGMPGEPLRLDGPAQYAVVLADENSTLVHFHDYIHRHAEMADGLFGKRRRHADDGAEREKVAG; encoded by the coding sequence ATGCTGAAATTCATCGTCATGAGCGACATCCATCTTTCACCGGAGGGCTTCGCCACAAACGGGCTGGACACGACCAAGCGCCTGCAGGCGGCCATCGACAGCGCAAATATCAATCATGGTGATGCTGATTTCTGCATTTTCGCCGGCGACCTTGCCGACCGCGGTGAAATTCCGGCCTATGAAACTCTCGACCGCATGATCGACCAGCTCCGGATGCCGGTGGTACTCACGCTCGGCAATCACGATCACCGCGACCGGTTCAAGGACGTGTTCGGCACCCTGCACGACGATGAAAACGGCCACATCCAGAAGGCCATAGACGCAAAGGGATACCGCGTCATCGTCATCGATTCGTCTGAGCCGGAGATCGTCAGCGGTGTGCTCTGTGACCAGCGGCTTTCATGGCTTGCGGCTCGCTTGGAAGAAGCGAAGGACCGGCCCGTCATCATCGTTATGCACCACCACGCTAACGATCTTTACATGCCCGTGGACCGGATCAAGCTTCAGGAATCGGAGCGATTCCTCGACGTACTGAAGACGCATCCCGACATTCGTCAGGTGATTGCCGGCCATGTGCACCGGCAGACGACGGGCCTGTGGCATGGCATCCCGCTGACCACGATTTCGGGCAACCATTATGACGTGAACGCCCATCTGCCGGGCATGCCTGGCGAGCCATTGCGTCTCGATGGCCCTGCCCAGTATGCCGTGGTTCTGGCAGACGAGAACAGCACGCTTGTCCACTTCCACGATTACATTCACCGCCACGCGGAAATGGCCGACGGCCTGTTCGGCAAACGGCGCAGGCACGCCGACGACGGTGCTGAGCGCGAAAAAGTGGCCGGCTAA
- a CDS encoding helix-turn-helix domain-containing protein has translation MIRFSDIGARLRAYRLGKGLAPDELAEKLGISRAALYRAEKGAIRKIEMLTSIADVLGVSLPSLMGVGVEYVSSAIAFFERMRQLEDDCQQVIGLFSPVSYLLTSDAYDNALQEVLRESVPAEVDPDDSAGELVDALIDILRARKKAFRLRRPLIVSLIASSDLEGFLLHGLIGRHDLPPDVVDKRRLQARREAEYILSMLREQPIGIQIGIVREPVPATSFQIFRQQDRSVLAISPFRLGEQPNIRVGVALITSAPEAMTLHEDIAERLWGDALKGEEAASYLETMIEKYAIASAPHPQADASVTPL, from the coding sequence TTGATCAGATTCAGCGACATCGGTGCCCGGCTGCGCGCGTATCGTCTCGGCAAGGGGCTTGCTCCCGATGAACTGGCAGAAAAGCTCGGCATCTCGCGCGCCGCGCTTTATCGCGCGGAAAAAGGCGCAATTCGCAAGATCGAAATGCTCACCAGCATCGCCGATGTGCTGGGCGTTTCGCTGCCAAGCCTGATGGGCGTCGGCGTGGAGTATGTTTCAAGCGCCATCGCCTTTTTCGAGCGCATGCGGCAACTCGAAGACGACTGCCAGCAGGTGATCGGCCTGTTCAGCCCGGTTTCCTATCTCCTCACTTCCGATGCCTATGACAATGCTTTGCAAGAGGTGCTGCGCGAATCCGTTCCCGCGGAAGTCGATCCCGACGACAGCGCGGGAGAGCTGGTCGATGCGCTCATCGATATTTTGCGCGCACGCAAGAAAGCGTTTCGTCTGCGCCGGCCACTGATCGTGAGCCTGATCGCCTCGTCCGATCTCGAAGGATTTCTGCTACATGGGCTGATCGGTCGGCACGACCTGCCCCCGGATGTCGTCGATAAACGCCGCCTTCAGGCACGCCGCGAAGCCGAATACATTCTTTCCATGCTACGCGAACAGCCAATCGGCATCCAGATCGGCATTGTACGCGAGCCGGTGCCCGCAACCAGTTTTCAGATCTTCCGACAACAGGACAGGTCGGTTCTGGCCATCAGTCCCTTCCGGCTCGGCGAACAGCCGAACATTCGCGTAGGCGTGGCGCTCATCACCTCGGCGCCGGAAGCCATGACCCTGCATGAAGACATTGCCGAACGGCTCTGGGGAGATGCTCTGAAAGGCGAAGAAGCGGCGAGTTATCTCGAGACGATGATCGAAAAATACGCAATCGCTTCCGCGCCTCACCCACAGGCCGACGCCTCGGTCACCCCCCTGTAA